The following DNA comes from Pseudomonas triticicola.
CGGGCCGAAGTTACGGCTGGCGAACAGTTCTTCGTGCAGCCAGCTGTTCTTGAATGCGTCGACGTAAGTGGTCAGTTCGACGGTGCAATCCTGCTCGGCGAACAGCGCATCTGCCACCGATTCCGCCGCGAGCATGCCGGACTTCATCGCGGTGTGGCTGCCTTTGATCTTGGCGAAGTTCAGGGTGCCGAGGTCGCAACCGATCAGCGCGCCGCCCTTGAAGACCATTTTCGGCAGCGAGTTCAGGCCGCCCTTGGCGATGGCGCGAGCGCCGTAGCTGACGCGCTTGCCGCCTTCCAGATATTGCTTGAGCACCGGGTGATGCTTGAGGCGCTGGAACTCATCGAACGGCGACAGGTAAGTGTTGCTGTAGGACAGGTCGACGATCAGACCGACTACCACCTGATTGTTTTCCAGGTGATAGAGGAACGAGCCGCCGGTGTTCTCGGTGCCCATGATGTCCAGCGGCCAACCGGCGGTGTGCACCACCAGGCCCGGCTGATGCTTGGCCGGGTCGATTTCCCAGATTTCTTTCAGGCCGATGCCGTAGTGCTGAACGTCCGCATCGCTGTCGAGGTTGTAGCGTTTGATCAGTTGCTTGCCGATGTGGCCACGGCAGCCTTCGGCGAACAGCGTGTATTTGCCACGCAGTTCCATGCCAGGGGTGTACAGGCCTTCTTTCGGATGGCCTTCGCGGTCGACGCCCAGATCACCGGTGATGATCCCGCGCACTACGCCGTTTTCATCGATCAGCGCTTCCTGAGCGGCGAAGCCCGGGTAGATTTCCACACCGAGGTTTTCCGCCTGCTGAGCCAGCCAGCGGCACAGGTTGCCCAGGGAGATGATGTAGTTGCCTTCGTTGTGCATGGTCTTGGGCACAAAGAAGTCAGGAATCTTCTGCGCGCTGTCAGCGTTTTTCAGCACGAAAATGTCATCGCGTGTGACGGGCGTGTTCAGCGGCGCGCCGAGCTCTTTCCAGTCCGGGAACAGTTCGTTCAGGGCGCGGGGTTCGAATACCGCACCGGAGAGGATGTGTGCACCGACTTCGGAGCCTTTTTCGACCACGCAGACGCTGATTTCCTTACCGGCGTCAGCGGCCTTCTGCTTCAAGCGGCAGGCGGCGGACAGACCAGCGGGGCCGGCACCGACGATGACGACGTCGAATTCCATGTATTCGCGTTCCACAGGCTATCTCCTACTCAAGGCTCAACAGTTTTTTTTCTAATATGGAGGTTTGATCTCGCATCCGTATTGCCTTTACGTTAACGTCAAAGGGAATATTGGCGAATCCACCTTTCTCTCTAGGCGGCGCATTATATCTACACCACTCCGAGCGTCCAATACAAACGTTTGTTTGAATCGCCTCCAGCCCTGATAAATCAAAGAAGCGCGGCTTATGACAGGGCATTTTGGCGTATTGACCAGAATGGGCGTTCCGGTCAAGATACGGGCGGTTTTGCGCTCGCCGTAGGCAGACTGGCGGTTTCAAGAGCACCTCTAAAGACAGGGCACAGGCAGTAGACGGTGATGCGCAGCGCAAGTCCGGCGCGCAGTTTACACAGCGTGAGAATGAATGACCCGACAGTCACCCCTGACGAACGGTCACCTCCCTTCGCGAAGTGAATCACCTCACATTCAAGCCGGCGTTTTTAGAGGTGCCCTTGTCGCCCGATGAGCATCATCCGCCAGGTTCGCCTAGGCGACTTTCTTTTCACCGGAGAGTAACGAGGAATCCATGAAGGTTCTTGTAGCTGTCAAACGCGTTGTGGATTACAACGTCAAGGTCCGCGTCAAGGCGGACAATTCCGGCGTCGACCTCGCCAACGTCAAGATGTCGATGAACCCATTCTGCGAAATCGCCGTGGAAGAAGCCGTACGCCTGAAAGAGAAGGGCGTTGCGACTGAAATCGTCGTCGTCTCCATCGGCCCGACCACCGCTCAGGAGCAGCTGCGTACCGCACTGGCTCTGGGTGCCGATCGCGCCATCCTCGTCGAATCCGCTGAAGACCTGACCTCGCTGGCCGTGGCCAAGCTGCTCAAGGCTGTTGTCGACAAGGAACAGCCGCAGCTGGTGATTCTTGGCAAACAGGCGATCGACAGCGACAACAACCAGACCGGCCAGATGCTCGCGGCACTCAGCGGCTACGGTCAGGGCACCTTCGCTTCGAAAGTCGAAGTCTCCGGCGACAGCGTTGCCGTGACCCGCGAAATCGACGGCGGCGCGCAGACCGTTTCGCTGAAACTGCCGGCCATCGTCACCACCGACCTGCGTTTGAACGAGCCGCGCTACGCGACCCTGCCAAACATCATGAAAGCCAAGAAGAAGCCTCTCGAAGTGCTGACTCCGGACGCTTTGGGCGTTTCCACCGCCTCCACCAACAAGACCCTGAAAGTCGAAGCGCCGGCTGCACGCAGCGCGGGCATCAAGGTCAAGTCGGTGGCTGAACTGGTTGAAAAACTCAAGAACGAAGCGAAGGTAATCTAAATGACTATCTTGGTTATTGCTGAACACGACAATAAAGTGCTGGCCCCGGCCACGCTGAACACCGTGGCTGCGGCTGCCAAAATCGGCGGCGACATCCACGTTCTGGTAGCAGGTCAGGGCGCAGGCCCGGTGGCCGAAGCCGCGGCTAAAATCGCTGGCGTGAGCAAAGTCCTGAATGCTGACAACGCCGCTTACGCGCATCAGCTGCCGGAAAACGTTGCTCCTCTGGTTGCAGAGTTGGGCAAGAATTACAGCCACATTCTGGCTGCCGCCACTTCCAACGGCAAAAACATCCTGCCGCGCGTTGCTGCTGCGCTGGACGTTGACCAGATCTCCGAGATCATCTCGGTCGAAAGCGCTGACACTTTCAAGCGCCCGATCTACGCCGGTAACGCCATCGCCACCGTGCAATCGACCGCCGCGATCAAAGTGATCACCGTGCGTGCCACCGGTTTCGATCCGGTTGCTGCTGAAGGTGGTTCGGCTGCCGTTGAAGCCGTTGGCGCTGCGCACGACGCCGGTACCTCGAGCTTCGTCAGCGAAGAGCTGGCCAAGTCCGACCGTCCTGAGCTGACCGCTGCCAAGATCGTCGTTTCCGGCGGTCGCGGCATGCAGAACGGTGACAACTTCAAACACCTGTACGCGCTGGCCGACAAGCTCGGCGCTGCTGTTGGCGCTTCGCGCGCTGCGGTCGACGCAGGTTTCGTACCGAACGACATGCAGGTCGGTCAGACCGGCAAGATCGTTGCGCCACAGCTGTACATCGCCGTCGGTATCTCCGGCGCGATCCAGCATCTGGCCGGCATGAAAGACTCCAAAGTGATCGTTGCGATCAACAAGGACGAAGAAGCGCCGATCTTCCAGGTGGCCGATTACGGTCTCGTGGCGGATCTGTTCGAAGCAGTACCTGAGCTGGAGAAGCTGGTCTAATCCGGCGGCTTCACTTATAAAGAGCCCGGCCTGTTGGTCGGGCTTTTTTTTGTTTCGAATTTCAAGCGGGAGCGTTTTGCCATGGATCTGCG
Coding sequences within:
- a CDS encoding electron transfer flavoprotein subunit alpha/FixB family protein, producing MTILVIAEHDNKVLAPATLNTVAAAAKIGGDIHVLVAGQGAGPVAEAAAKIAGVSKVLNADNAAYAHQLPENVAPLVAELGKNYSHILAAATSNGKNILPRVAAALDVDQISEIISVESADTFKRPIYAGNAIATVQSTAAIKVITVRATGFDPVAAEGGSAAVEAVGAAHDAGTSSFVSEELAKSDRPELTAAKIVVSGGRGMQNGDNFKHLYALADKLGAAVGASRAAVDAGFVPNDMQVGQTGKIVAPQLYIAVGISGAIQHLAGMKDSKVIVAINKDEEAPIFQVADYGLVADLFEAVPELEKLV
- a CDS encoding electron transfer flavoprotein subunit beta/FixA family protein, with translation MKVLVAVKRVVDYNVKVRVKADNSGVDLANVKMSMNPFCEIAVEEAVRLKEKGVATEIVVVSIGPTTAQEQLRTALALGADRAILVESAEDLTSLAVAKLLKAVVDKEQPQLVILGKQAIDSDNNQTGQMLAALSGYGQGTFASKVEVSGDSVAVTREIDGGAQTVSLKLPAIVTTDLRLNEPRYATLPNIMKAKKKPLEVLTPDALGVSTASTNKTLKVEAPAARSAGIKVKSVAELVEKLKNEAKVI
- a CDS encoding electron transfer flavoprotein-ubiquinone oxidoreductase; the protein is MEREYMEFDVVIVGAGPAGLSAACRLKQKAADAGKEISVCVVEKGSEVGAHILSGAVFEPRALNELFPDWKELGAPLNTPVTRDDIFVLKNADSAQKIPDFFVPKTMHNEGNYIISLGNLCRWLAQQAENLGVEIYPGFAAQEALIDENGVVRGIITGDLGVDREGHPKEGLYTPGMELRGKYTLFAEGCRGHIGKQLIKRYNLDSDADVQHYGIGLKEIWEIDPAKHQPGLVVHTAGWPLDIMGTENTGGSFLYHLENNQVVVGLIVDLSYSNTYLSPFDEFQRLKHHPVLKQYLEGGKRVSYGARAIAKGGLNSLPKMVFKGGALIGCDLGTLNFAKIKGSHTAMKSGMLAAESVADALFAEQDCTVELTTYVDAFKNSWLHEELFASRNFGPAIHKYGAIIGGGFNWLDQNIFGGKLPFTLRDTKPDYACLKLAADCKKIDYPKPDGKLSFDKLSSVFISGTNHEEEQPCHLKLTDPSIPISKNLPLYDEPAQRYCPAGVYEVITKEDGEKRFQINAQNCVHCKTCDIKDPAQNITWVAPEGAGGPTYPNM